The genomic window ACGCACCGGACGACGACACGGCGCCACAGGAGTGGGACCGGCTCAACTGCGCGTCCGCAGTGGAGGTGCCGACTCCCGAGCCTGTTGCGATCGACGCGTCCGGGGCGTGGTTCGGAGCCCCGGCTCTGGTCATGCGCCGACTGAACGGACGCCCCCTTCACGCCCCGGCCGACCTGGACACGTGGCTGCGGGAGATCGCGCAGGCGCTGATTGCCGTCGCCGGCGGCCCCCGGCGGGGGGTGCCGGCCGCAGTCCGCGAACGGCGGCCGTGGCAGCCACCGAGAGGACTTCGGCTGACCGCGCTGACGGGTCCAGCCGTCGACCTGCTCCAGCGCGAGCTGCCGAAGGTCCCGCGGCGCGGACAGGTCTTTGCGCACTGCGATTTCCATCCCGGCAACCTGCTGTGGTCACGCGGACGCCTGTCCGGCGTCGTCGACTGGAGTGCCGCACGGCTGGCCCCGCGCGCGTGGGACGTCGCCTACTGCCGCGCAGACCTGTGCGTGCTGCTCGGCCTCCGAGCGGCCGACCGAATGCTCGAGCACTACGAGCGGATCTCCGGCGCCCGCCTCGAGCACCTGCCGCTGTACGACCTCGCATGCGGACTCAGCGCGTTGCGATGGAGCCATCTTTGGGCGGGCGCTTATGCCGAACAGGGGCGCCGGGATCTGACGACTGGCAAGGTGAAAGCGAGATCGGCGGCTCTGGTCCGCCGCTCATTGGCCCGCCTCTGAGACGGCGCCGGCAAGCGGTCCGGCTCAGCATCCCGAGGGGACCCGGGGCGTGACTTGCCTGCGATTTACCTAGCAGGCTCCCTGGAACAT from Actinomycetota bacterium includes these protein-coding regions:
- a CDS encoding aminoglycoside phosphotransferase family protein; this translates as APDDDTAPQEWDRLNCASAVEVPTPEPVAIDASGAWFGAPALVMRRLNGRPLHAPADLDTWLREIAQALIAVAGGPRRGVPAAVRERRPWQPPRGLRLTALTGPAVDLLQRELPKVPRRGQVFAHCDFHPGNLLWSRGRLSGVVDWSAARLAPRAWDVAYCRADLCVLLGLRAADRMLEHYERISGARLEHLPLYDLACGLSALRWSHLWAGAYAEQGRRDLTTGKVKARSAALVRRSLARL